One genomic window of Monodelphis domestica isolate mMonDom1 chromosome 1, mMonDom1.pri, whole genome shotgun sequence includes the following:
- the ASXL2 gene encoding putative Polycomb group protein ASXL2 isoform X1 produces MLHTNSRGEEGIFYKVPGRMGVYTLKKDVPDGIKELSEGSEESSDGQSDSPSSENSSSSSDGGSNKEGRKSRWKRKVSSRLSQPSSPQSSCPSPSISAGKVISPSQKHSKKALKQALKQQQQKKQQQQQQQEQCRTSMPISSNQHLLLKTVKATSEPVPTKPAAWEGKQSDGQSSSPQNSNSSSSSSVKVETPLPGLGKKSFQRSDRLHTRQLKRTKCAEIDVETPDSILVNTNLRALINKHTFSVLPGDCQQRLLLLLPEVDRQVGADGLMKLNGSALNNEFFTSAAQGWKERLSEGEFTPEMQVRIRQEIEKEKKVEPWKEQFFESYYGQSSGLSLEDSKKLTSATSDLKMRKPPTEQPKPTPPSEEPPTKTVMTAPEAESKPVQVLSPVRKESGESTEEVLPKPSKSPEPLVSSTSNIIEQNRTDPIAGPEEEDPLDQRKPVTSAEPKPENENHLTTATPTIMENKGTPILTPTKPKSPGIGKPIMRPVTEESPLENTVKDASPSEHSDLNPEGLKRKSSLTQEETPMSWEKRPRVLENHQHQQSLQASPQPFLFRGERVQVRKVPPLKIPVSRISHVPFPTGQVSPRVRFPASITSPNRTGARTLADIKAKAQLAKAQRAAAAAAAAAAAAASVGGTIPGPGPGGGGEGAAGRGGDPGSGGASETGKGNTLELAGTGSRGGTRELLPNGPETQSQIETKAPGPSSPHSVSRAQLQQAPSLPTRAAGSGACPRSPSPALTNPPPPTIEKLKIENPDPSLVTDRTVPCSPSQIPSNFKQEKAPSPSAGSALTSGTPPAQVTAECTVEPRASSRKDITSVAAVVETSPSAPLEGAPSSLTTLPIAATLEKPLPPQTSVPAAPTVSAPSSSTLPTSSLKVPGASSNPSGPTARPSSSIPANNPLVTQLLQGKDVPLEQILPKPLTKVEMKTVPLVMKEEKGTGAPRDTSITGTSARGEGSERQSHLSTPHLEKVHQSKQLPQVPRTLHLFSGKDLRDSNIDQYPCQEGLNKVTQEQLLQTLIKRVQRQNLLSVLQPTQFSLTHSGFQLEDISTSQRFMLGFAGRRTSKPAMSGHYLLNISTYGRGSESFKRAQSMNSEDRFCLNSPPEAFKMEHQNYKGAAADGSSSKDEDETDEESTEEEEEEEDQILVKEEPLASQVSGKCEGGPGAYSRDTLSTYDPLTTKNMKAEAPVTGHATVSKENFHLFPTGQVFDGNTLARDFIQAAQERMAHAMRGKMINNSPELYGTLPLPTDSPTHQPLLLPPLQTPKLYGSPPRQLGPSYRGMINVSTSSEVDHSSAVSGMPDCNQVSSNMGDVMSFSVTVTTIPASQAMNPSSHGQTLPVQAFPEENSVEDSPSKCYCRLKAMIMCKGCGAFCHDDCIGPSKLCVSCLVVR; encoded by the exons taTCGTCTAGACTGTCACAGCCATCTTCCCCCCAGTCAAGCTGTCCATCTCCCTCCATCTCAGCTGGTAAAGTCATCTCTCCATCCCAGAAGCACAGCAAGAAGGCACTAAAACAG GCTTTAAAGCAGCAACAGcaaaagaagcagcagcagcaacagcagcaggaaCAATGTCGAACAAGCATGCCCATCTCCTCTAATCAGCATCTTCTGCTAAAGACAGTCAAAGCAACCAGTGAACCTGTGCCCACTAAACCTG CTGCGTGGGAAGGAAAACAGTCAGATGGACAATCAAGCAGTCCTCagaattcaaattctagctccTCTTCTTCAGTTAAAGTTGAAACTCCCCTGCCAGGGTTGGGGAAGAAATCATTTCAGAGATCTGACAGGCTTCATACAA ggCAACTAAAAAGGACTAAATGTGCTGAAATCGATGTTGAAACACCTGATTCTATCCTTGTTAATACCAATCTGAGAGCTCTAATCAACAAGCACACATTTTCAGTCCTCCCTGGGGACTGCCAACAACGACTTTTGCTTTTGCTTCCAGAAGTGGACCGGCAG GTTGGTGCAGATGGTTTGATGAAGCTCAATGGTTCAGCCCTTAATAACGAGTTTTTCACTTCAGCTGCTCAAGGCTGGAAGGAAAGATTATCGGAAG GTGAGTTCACACCAGAAATGCAAGTGAGAATACgacaagaaatagagaaggagaaaaaagtggAGCCATGGAAGGAACAATTCTTTGAGAGCTATTATGGGCAGAG tTCTGGGTTGAGCCTTGAAGATTCCAAGAAGCTGACTAGTGCTACCAGTGACCTAAAAATGAGGAAACCCCCAACTGAACAACCAAAACCCACACCACCTTCAGAAGAACCTCCCACCAAAACAGTGATGACAGCCCCTGAAGCAGAGTCTAAACCAGTGCAGGTGCTGTCCCCAGTAAGGAAAGAATCAGGAGAGAGTACAGAAGAAGTGTTACCCAAACCTTCCAAATCCCCTGagcctttagtttcctcaactagcAATATCATTGAGCAGAACAGAACAGACCCTATTGCAGGCCCAGAGGAGGAGGACCCCTTAGACCAAAGGAAGCCAGTAACCTCTGCTGAGCCAAAGCCTGAAAATGAAAATCATCTCACTACAGCTACTCCCACCATAATGGAAAACAAAGGCACACCTATTTTGACTCCAACCAAACCAAAGAGCCCAGGAATTGGAAAACCAATCATGAGACCAGTCACAGAAGAAAGCCCTCTGGAGAACACTGTGAAAGATGCCTCTCCCTCAGAGCACAGTGATCTGAACCCAGAAGGCCTCAAGAGGAAATCTTCACTCACCCAAGAAGAGACCCCCATGAGCTGGGAGAAAAGGCCTCGTGTCCTTGAGAACCATCAGCACCAGCAGTCGCTTCAAGCTTCTCCACAGCCCTTTCTTTTCAGAGGGGAAAGGGTACAGGTTCGAAAAGTACCACCACTCAAg aTCCCGGTCTCCAGAATCTCCCACGTGCCATTTCCTACAGGACAGGTCTCTCCCAGGGTTCGTTTTCCAGCCTCTATCACTAGTCCCAACAGAACAGGAGCCAGAACCCTTGCAGACATCAAAGCAAAAGCCCAGCTGGCCAAAGCCCAGAGAGCagctgctgccgctgccgctgccgccgccgcagCTGCCTCTGTTGGGGGGACCATCCCAGGGCCTGGcccaggagggggaggagaaggagcagCAGGAAGAGGAGGGGATCCAGGATCAGGCGGAGCCAGTGAAACTGGAAAAGGGAACACACTGGAACTGGCAGGAACTGGAAGCAGGGGAGGTACGAGAGAGCTTTTACCCAACGGTCCAGAGACTCAATCCCAAATTGAGACCAAGGCCCCAGGGCCGTCATCACCTCACAGTGTCTCTAGAGCACAACTACAGCAAGCCCCCTCCTTACCAACCAGAGCTGCAGGCAGTGGAGCATGTCCAAGGAGCCCCTCCCCAGCCCTCACTAACCCACCCCCACCAACTATAGAGAAACTGAAGATTGAAAACCCAGACCCCTCTTTGGTGACTGACAGAACAGTTCCCTGTAGCCCTTCCCAGATTCCCAGTAACTTCAAACAAGAGAAAGCACCTTCTCCATCAGCAGGCTCAGCCCTGACCTCAGGGACCCCACCTGCTCAGGTTACAGCAGAATGCACAGTTGAGCCTAGAGCGAGTTCTAGGAAGGACATAACAAGTGTTGCAGCTGTAGTAGAGACAAGTCCCAGTGCTCCTTTGGAGGGGGCTCCCTCCTCTTTGACAACTTTACCAATAGCAGCCACTTTAGAAAAGCCTCTGCCTCCCCAGACCAGTGTTCCTGCAGCACCTACTGTATCAGCTCCATCCTCTAGCACTTTGCCAACCTCTAGCCTTAAAGTTCCAGGAGCTTCCTCAAATCCAAGTGGACCCACTGCACGGCCAAGCTCTAGTATTCCTGCTAATAACCCTTtggtcacccagctgctccaagGCAAAGACGTTCCCTTGGAGCAGATACTGCCTAAACCTCTCACCAAAGTAGAAATGAAAACTGTTCCATTGGTTatgaaggaggagaaagggacaGGGGCACCCAGGGACACCAGCATTACAGGAACTAGTGCCAGAGGGGAAGGTAGTGAGAGGCAGTCTCATCTGTCTACACCTCACTTGGAGAAAGTCCATCAGAGTAAACAGTTGCCCCAGGTCCCAAGGACCCTCCACCTCTTCTCAGGAAAGGACCTGAGGGACTCTAACATTgatcagtatccttgccaagaaggACTCAATAAGGTAACCCAAGAGCAGCTCCTGCAGACGCTCATTAAAAGGGTTCAGAGGCAGAACCTGCTGTCAGTCTTGCAGCCCACGCAGTTCAGCCTCACTCACTCAGGTTTCCAATTAGAAGACATCTCTACCAGCCAGAGGTTTATGCTGGGTTTTGCAGGTAGAAGGACATCCAAGCCTGCCATGTCAGGCCACTACTTACTCAACATTTCCACCTATGGCCGAGGTTCAGAGAGCTTTAAAAGAGCCCAGTCCATGAATTCGGAGGATCGTTTCTGTCTGAATAGCCCTCCTGAGGCCTTTAAAATGGAACACCAGAATTACAAAGGGGCTGCAGCAGATGGCAGCAGCAGTAAAGATGAAGATGAGACTGATGAAGAGAgtactgaggaggaggaggaggaagaggaccaGATCCTGGTGAAAGAGGAGCCCTTAGCTTCCCAGGTTTCTGGCAAGTGTGAAGGAGGCCCAGGAGCCTATAGCAGAGATACCCTATCAACATATGACCCTCTAACCACCAAGAATATGAAAGCTGAGGCACCAGTGACAGGGCATGCCACTGTCAGCAAGGAGAATTTCCACCTCTTTCCTACAGGTCAAGTATTTGATGGAAACACCCTGGCCAGAGATTTCATTCAGGCAGCACAAGAACGAATGGCCCATGCAATGAGGGGAAAGATGATAAATAATAGTCCTGAGCTATATGGTACTCTTCCTCTTCCCACAGATAGCCCCACACATCAGCCTCTGCTCCTTCCTCCACTGCAGACCCCAAAGCTTTATGGAAGTCCCCCACGTCAGCTTGGGCCTAGCTATAGAGGCATGATCAATGTCTCTACTTCTTCTGAAGTGGACCACAGCTCTGCTGTGTCAGGGATGCCTGATTGTAATCAGGTGTCTAGCAACATGGGGGATGTCATGTCCTTCTCAGTGACAGTCACCACCATCCCTGCTAGCCAGGCAATGAACCCCAGCAGCCATGGACAGACCCTCCCTGTGCAGGCCTTCCCTGAAGAAAACAGTGTGGAGGACTCACCTTCAAAATGCTATTGTAGGTTGAAAGCCATGATCATGTGCAAAGGCTGCGGTGCCTTCTGCCATGATGATTGCATTGGCCCCTCCAAACTGTGTGTCTCCTGCCTCGTGGTCCGGTGA
- the ASXL2 gene encoding putative Polycomb group protein ASXL2 isoform X2: MREKGRRKKGRTWAEAAKTVLEKYPNTPMSHKEILQVIQREGLKEIRSGTSPLACLNAMLHTNSRGEEGIFYKVPGRMGVYTLKKDVPDGIKELSEGSEESSDGQSDSPSSENSSSSSDGGSNKEGRKSRWKRKVSSRLSQPSSPQSSCPSPSISAGKVISPSQKHSKKALKQALKQQQQKKQQQQQQQEQCRTSMPISSNQHLLLKTVKATSEPVPTKPAAWEGKQSDGQSSSPQNSNSSSSSSVKVETPLPGLGKKSFQRSDRLHTRQLKRTKCAEIDVETPDSILVNTNLRALINKHTFSVLPGDCQQRLLLLLPEVDRQVGADGLMKLNGSALNNEFFTSAAQGWKERLSEGEFTPEMQVRIRQEIEKEKKVEPWKEQFFESYYGQSSGLSLEDSKKLTSATSDLKMRKPPTEQPKPTPPSEEPPTKTVMTAPEAESKPVQVLSPVRKESGESTEEVLPKPSKSPEPLVSSTSNIIEQNRTDPIAGPEEEDPLDQRKPVTSAEPKPENENHLTTATPTIMENKGTPILTPTKPKSPGIGKPIMRPVTEESPLENTVKDASPSEHSDLNPEGLKRKSSLTQEETPMSWEKRPRVLENHQHQQSLQASPQPFLFRGERVQVRKVPPLKIPVSRISHVPFPTGQVSPRVRFPASITSPNRTGARTLADIKAKAQLAKAQRAAAAAAAAAAAAASVGGTIPGPGPGGGGEGAAGRGGDPGSGGASETGKGNTLELAGTGSRGGTRELLPNGPETQSQIETKAPGPSSPHSVSRAQLQQAPSLPTRAAGSGACPRSPSPALTNPPPPTIEKLKIENPDPSLVTDRTVPCSPSQIPSNFKQEKAPSPSAGSALTSGTPPAQVTAECTVEPRASSRKDITSVAAVVETSPSAPLEGAPSSLTTLPIAATLEKPLPPQTSVPAAPTVSAPSSSTLPTSSLKVPGASSNPSGPTARPSSSIPANNPLVTQLLQGKDVPLEQILPKPLTKVEMKTVPLVMKEEKGTGAPRDTSITGTSARGEGSERQSHLSTPHLEKVHQSKQLPQVPRTLHLFSGKDLRDSNIDQYPCQEGLNKVTQEQLLQTLIKRVQRQNLLSVLQPTQFSLTHSGFQLEDISTSQRFMLGFAGRRTSKPAMSGHYLLNISTYGRGSESFKRAQSMNSEDRFCLNSPPEAFKMEHQNYKGAAADGSSSKDEDETDEESTEEEEEEEDQILVKEEPLASQVSGKCEGGPGAYSRDTLSTYDPLTTKNMKAEAPVTGHATVSKENFHLFPTGQVFDGNTLARDFIQAAQERMAHAMRGKMINNSPELYGTLPLPTDSPTHQPLLLPPLQTPKLYGSPPRQLGPSYRGMINVSTSSEVDHSSAVSGMPDCNQVSSNMGDVMSFSVTVTTIPASQAMNPSSHGQTLPVQAFPEENSVEDSPSKCYCRLKAMIMCKGCGAFCHDDCIGPSKLCVSCLVVR, from the exons taTCGTCTAGACTGTCACAGCCATCTTCCCCCCAGTCAAGCTGTCCATCTCCCTCCATCTCAGCTGGTAAAGTCATCTCTCCATCCCAGAAGCACAGCAAGAAGGCACTAAAACAG GCTTTAAAGCAGCAACAGcaaaagaagcagcagcagcaacagcagcaggaaCAATGTCGAACAAGCATGCCCATCTCCTCTAATCAGCATCTTCTGCTAAAGACAGTCAAAGCAACCAGTGAACCTGTGCCCACTAAACCTG CTGCGTGGGAAGGAAAACAGTCAGATGGACAATCAAGCAGTCCTCagaattcaaattctagctccTCTTCTTCAGTTAAAGTTGAAACTCCCCTGCCAGGGTTGGGGAAGAAATCATTTCAGAGATCTGACAGGCTTCATACAA ggCAACTAAAAAGGACTAAATGTGCTGAAATCGATGTTGAAACACCTGATTCTATCCTTGTTAATACCAATCTGAGAGCTCTAATCAACAAGCACACATTTTCAGTCCTCCCTGGGGACTGCCAACAACGACTTTTGCTTTTGCTTCCAGAAGTGGACCGGCAG GTTGGTGCAGATGGTTTGATGAAGCTCAATGGTTCAGCCCTTAATAACGAGTTTTTCACTTCAGCTGCTCAAGGCTGGAAGGAAAGATTATCGGAAG GTGAGTTCACACCAGAAATGCAAGTGAGAATACgacaagaaatagagaaggagaaaaaagtggAGCCATGGAAGGAACAATTCTTTGAGAGCTATTATGGGCAGAG tTCTGGGTTGAGCCTTGAAGATTCCAAGAAGCTGACTAGTGCTACCAGTGACCTAAAAATGAGGAAACCCCCAACTGAACAACCAAAACCCACACCACCTTCAGAAGAACCTCCCACCAAAACAGTGATGACAGCCCCTGAAGCAGAGTCTAAACCAGTGCAGGTGCTGTCCCCAGTAAGGAAAGAATCAGGAGAGAGTACAGAAGAAGTGTTACCCAAACCTTCCAAATCCCCTGagcctttagtttcctcaactagcAATATCATTGAGCAGAACAGAACAGACCCTATTGCAGGCCCAGAGGAGGAGGACCCCTTAGACCAAAGGAAGCCAGTAACCTCTGCTGAGCCAAAGCCTGAAAATGAAAATCATCTCACTACAGCTACTCCCACCATAATGGAAAACAAAGGCACACCTATTTTGACTCCAACCAAACCAAAGAGCCCAGGAATTGGAAAACCAATCATGAGACCAGTCACAGAAGAAAGCCCTCTGGAGAACACTGTGAAAGATGCCTCTCCCTCAGAGCACAGTGATCTGAACCCAGAAGGCCTCAAGAGGAAATCTTCACTCACCCAAGAAGAGACCCCCATGAGCTGGGAGAAAAGGCCTCGTGTCCTTGAGAACCATCAGCACCAGCAGTCGCTTCAAGCTTCTCCACAGCCCTTTCTTTTCAGAGGGGAAAGGGTACAGGTTCGAAAAGTACCACCACTCAAg aTCCCGGTCTCCAGAATCTCCCACGTGCCATTTCCTACAGGACAGGTCTCTCCCAGGGTTCGTTTTCCAGCCTCTATCACTAGTCCCAACAGAACAGGAGCCAGAACCCTTGCAGACATCAAAGCAAAAGCCCAGCTGGCCAAAGCCCAGAGAGCagctgctgccgctgccgctgccgccgccgcagCTGCCTCTGTTGGGGGGACCATCCCAGGGCCTGGcccaggagggggaggagaaggagcagCAGGAAGAGGAGGGGATCCAGGATCAGGCGGAGCCAGTGAAACTGGAAAAGGGAACACACTGGAACTGGCAGGAACTGGAAGCAGGGGAGGTACGAGAGAGCTTTTACCCAACGGTCCAGAGACTCAATCCCAAATTGAGACCAAGGCCCCAGGGCCGTCATCACCTCACAGTGTCTCTAGAGCACAACTACAGCAAGCCCCCTCCTTACCAACCAGAGCTGCAGGCAGTGGAGCATGTCCAAGGAGCCCCTCCCCAGCCCTCACTAACCCACCCCCACCAACTATAGAGAAACTGAAGATTGAAAACCCAGACCCCTCTTTGGTGACTGACAGAACAGTTCCCTGTAGCCCTTCCCAGATTCCCAGTAACTTCAAACAAGAGAAAGCACCTTCTCCATCAGCAGGCTCAGCCCTGACCTCAGGGACCCCACCTGCTCAGGTTACAGCAGAATGCACAGTTGAGCCTAGAGCGAGTTCTAGGAAGGACATAACAAGTGTTGCAGCTGTAGTAGAGACAAGTCCCAGTGCTCCTTTGGAGGGGGCTCCCTCCTCTTTGACAACTTTACCAATAGCAGCCACTTTAGAAAAGCCTCTGCCTCCCCAGACCAGTGTTCCTGCAGCACCTACTGTATCAGCTCCATCCTCTAGCACTTTGCCAACCTCTAGCCTTAAAGTTCCAGGAGCTTCCTCAAATCCAAGTGGACCCACTGCACGGCCAAGCTCTAGTATTCCTGCTAATAACCCTTtggtcacccagctgctccaagGCAAAGACGTTCCCTTGGAGCAGATACTGCCTAAACCTCTCACCAAAGTAGAAATGAAAACTGTTCCATTGGTTatgaaggaggagaaagggacaGGGGCACCCAGGGACACCAGCATTACAGGAACTAGTGCCAGAGGGGAAGGTAGTGAGAGGCAGTCTCATCTGTCTACACCTCACTTGGAGAAAGTCCATCAGAGTAAACAGTTGCCCCAGGTCCCAAGGACCCTCCACCTCTTCTCAGGAAAGGACCTGAGGGACTCTAACATTgatcagtatccttgccaagaaggACTCAATAAGGTAACCCAAGAGCAGCTCCTGCAGACGCTCATTAAAAGGGTTCAGAGGCAGAACCTGCTGTCAGTCTTGCAGCCCACGCAGTTCAGCCTCACTCACTCAGGTTTCCAATTAGAAGACATCTCTACCAGCCAGAGGTTTATGCTGGGTTTTGCAGGTAGAAGGACATCCAAGCCTGCCATGTCAGGCCACTACTTACTCAACATTTCCACCTATGGCCGAGGTTCAGAGAGCTTTAAAAGAGCCCAGTCCATGAATTCGGAGGATCGTTTCTGTCTGAATAGCCCTCCTGAGGCCTTTAAAATGGAACACCAGAATTACAAAGGGGCTGCAGCAGATGGCAGCAGCAGTAAAGATGAAGATGAGACTGATGAAGAGAgtactgaggaggaggaggaggaagaggaccaGATCCTGGTGAAAGAGGAGCCCTTAGCTTCCCAGGTTTCTGGCAAGTGTGAAGGAGGCCCAGGAGCCTATAGCAGAGATACCCTATCAACATATGACCCTCTAACCACCAAGAATATGAAAGCTGAGGCACCAGTGACAGGGCATGCCACTGTCAGCAAGGAGAATTTCCACCTCTTTCCTACAGGTCAAGTATTTGATGGAAACACCCTGGCCAGAGATTTCATTCAGGCAGCACAAGAACGAATGGCCCATGCAATGAGGGGAAAGATGATAAATAATAGTCCTGAGCTATATGGTACTCTTCCTCTTCCCACAGATAGCCCCACACATCAGCCTCTGCTCCTTCCTCCACTGCAGACCCCAAAGCTTTATGGAAGTCCCCCACGTCAGCTTGGGCCTAGCTATAGAGGCATGATCAATGTCTCTACTTCTTCTGAAGTGGACCACAGCTCTGCTGTGTCAGGGATGCCTGATTGTAATCAGGTGTCTAGCAACATGGGGGATGTCATGTCCTTCTCAGTGACAGTCACCACCATCCCTGCTAGCCAGGCAATGAACCCCAGCAGCCATGGACAGACCCTCCCTGTGCAGGCCTTCCCTGAAGAAAACAGTGTGGAGGACTCACCTTCAAAATGCTATTGTAGGTTGAAAGCCATGATCATGTGCAAAGGCTGCGGTGCCTTCTGCCATGATGATTGCATTGGCCCCTCCAAACTGTGTGTCTCCTGCCTCGTGGTCCGGTGA